A single genomic interval of Seriola aureovittata isolate HTS-2021-v1 ecotype China chromosome 10, ASM2101889v1, whole genome shotgun sequence harbors:
- the LOC130176629 gene encoding charged multivesicular body protein 4b-like, giving the protein MPGSKSQMSLFNKMFSGGEKVTKKPSEEEEVEKLLQGEALLMEKKEHLKKKIDRELLYAKKNSRKNRRVALQALRRKKWYEKHLKYIDCAVKAMRSTHEHIDIVSKVNDLIRDIAEEQDVTQHISDTLHTPVSFGVEFDEDELLAELDRLEETLDASIFENDRVEERVPSPQVLSTTSPSHPAKMEEDEVEDDLESLRRWANEPS; this is encoded by the exons ATGCCAG gAAGCAAGTCACAGATGTCTTTATTTAATAAGATGTTCAGTGGAGGAGAAAAGGTGACAAAGAAGCCttctgaagaagaagaggttgaGAAACTTCTACAGGGAGAGGCGCTGctgatggaaaagaaagaacatttgaagaaaaagaTTGACAGAGAACTTCTGTATGCCAAGAAGAACAGtagaaaaaacagaagag TGGCTCTGCAGGCGCTGAGAAGAAAGAAGTGGTACGAGAAACATCTTAAGTACATTGATTGTGCTGTTAAGGCCATGAGGTCCACCCATGAACACAT aGATATTGTCAGCAAGGTGAACGACCTGATCAGAGACATCGCAGAGGAGCAGGATGTGACTCAGCATATATCAGACACTCTCCACACACCTGTGAGCTTTGGAGTGGAATTTGATGAG gacgAGCTGTTGGCAGAGCTGGATAGGCTGGAGGAGACTCTGGATGCAAGCATATTTGAGAAtgacagagtggaggagagagtcCCTTCTCCCCAAGTGTTATCCACTACATCACCTTCCCATCCTG CCAAGATGGAGGAAGATGAGGTTGAGGATGATTTAGAGTCTCTGCGACGTTGGGCTAATGAACCTTCATAA